In the Clostridium gelidum genome, TACTTAAGAAATTTAATCTAAAGCCAATACAGTAAAGGAAACTAGGAAGATGTTTAAAGAAAAGTATAAAGATATTCTTTTTAAGGTTGTCATAGGCATGTTTGTAATTATGCTTACAGGTTTAATATTGCTTACAATATTTTCAGTTGTAAAAAGAAGTTTACCTTATATTTTAGAAAGCCTTATGGATGAAGAAATTAAATTTGCAATAAAAACAACGTTATATACATCAACTATAGCAACTTTGATTTCATTGATATTTGCAATTCCTATTTCCTATGGATTAGCTAAATTTAATTTTTATGGAAAAGGAATAGTTAGTGGGATAATTCAAATTCCAAATTCAATTCCACCAATTGCATCAGGAATTGCATTGTTATTATTATGTAGTAATGAAAAAATGAGTATTTTACTTAATAAACTACATTTAGATCCTGTGTTTTCAGTGAAAGGAATTATATTAGCTCATTTTTTTATTAATGCTCCATATATGATTAGAATTATAAGAACAACCTTTGAGGATATAAATCCTAAGCTTGAATTTATGTCAA is a window encoding:
- a CDS encoding ABC transporter permease; the encoded protein is MFKEKYKDILFKVVIGMFVIMLTGLILLTIFSVVKRSLPYILESLMDEEIKFAIKTTLYTSTIATLISLIFAIPISYGLAKFNFYGKGIVSGIIQIPNSIPPIASGIALLLLCSNEKMSILLNKLHLDPVFSVKGIILAHFFINAPYMIRIIRTTFEDINPKLEFMSRTLGYGSFGTFFKVSLPLARNGLITAIIITWTNTLGEFGTALMLAGSIRMKTETLPVAIFLNLSGGNLDKALAAATILIIISIIGLITFEFICKKDNIYLK